The Lolium rigidum isolate FL_2022 chromosome 1, APGP_CSIRO_Lrig_0.1, whole genome shotgun sequence region ATATCTGTAAATCAAGTGTGTATTTATGACGGAAGGCCTAATAAAAACAGAAACTCAATtcagctcccgggtgcgtatgatccctctaccataaaaacatatttccaagtgttaaaaaattttgaaaaaaaaatttacatgtacatctccataatatatgtgtattcgtcaagtttcacgaaaaaatgatattttttgtagtctaagcgaaaaagagaaaatttgtcttgtgacaagtcttttttTCAgcgccgaattttgtcttttttacacacgtcacatgacaggtcgatttttcatgaaacaactttgtgagcgcgtaccaCATGAAGATGTAtgcgcgaaatttttgtttcaatttttttaacattttaaaatgtgtttaacatgtatttcaaaataaagggagcatatgctcccatgtgccaaaacatcactcccaaaaACAGTCTACGACAGTTGTTTGATTCCAATCACATCGAGCATGTTGTTGTGCCTTGCTTTCTTCATGAAACGCACAGAACAAAATGCCTCAGGGTCTTCTTCCATCATTGCAATTCTAGGTGACAAGAGGTCACTCATACCTTGGCAGTGGCCAATCTCTGAAACATAGGTGCATATGCCTGAAGCAATGCGACTAACCAGGCATATAAGTGGTTATGATCTTCCAACCCAGCAGATAATGCACGCTGCAATGTGCGTGCGTTCAAGAAGCCACTAGGATTACGACCACGTTGTTGTGCTACATCAACTATGATTTCCCTACTTTGACAGGAGAGGAACAGAGACAAGAGTTCAGCTGCACCTGTATAAGCTTATCCAAGAAGTTTAAGcccatatttttttttgaaaagaagtTTAAGCCCATATAGAATCCTAACTAAACATGCTTTTGGTAGCTTATGCACAAAATGAGCAACTCTGTCAAAGAAAATCAGGCAGAGACGAGATCAGTCCATACTGAAAGTAAGCGCCATGAGAGATTGTGCACAAGCCCAGAACTCCCTCATACAGGGAGCACAACCGAGTAATGGATGATCAAGAAAACAAAGCCCAGACAGATGCAATGAAGGATTATTCAGTATATGACAATTTGATTGCAAGACAGTTCAGCCCAGCAGAGCATGTTCCTCCCCAGTGCACATACATGGCTTAATATTTACAATGTTTATCATAAAACGAAATGGACATCACTTTTCACTCAGGTGAATATCTGGCGTAGGAGATCTCCTGAATAGGCAAATGATTTCTCAGTCTCCTCCAGGCAGTGATTCTTCTCTTCCCGGGACCAGTTCTGAGCAGAAATGTGATCGGGTTAAGACAATTCATCCTCGGAGCAAACAAGCAGATAGAATATAAGAACACAGAATCGAGGCTCTGGGACTTACAGAAGCAACTTGGTTAAGTTTGCTGCGGACATTCTGCAGCAGCTGGGACAGGGTACCTTCCCACTGGTAGAATTCCAGCTCTTTCTTGTTCAGAATCTTCTCAGCAACCTGAAATGAATGGAGGGCATGCTTACCAGGTTAAAGTATGGAGGAACAAataactcacacacacacaccacacaGACAGATTACAGGTGGCCAAGATGCCCTGATTTGGATAAATAAAATACTACAAGATTCATATTCCAAAACGAAATGCCAGTTATAGAATGAATGTAAAAATATCTACATTGCCAGAAGTTTGAGATATAAAACAGATGTGTATAAGATGACCCTCAACGAGGTGAATACAGTTATATCATACTACTACCTATGTTGAATTTCAATCAGCAAAAGCAGACTATTGAGATGTAAGAACCCGTATCGACAACAAATTCTTTACAACATATGGGAAGCCATTCAAACACACATGAACGTTTTTGTATAAGATTATGTTCTGAAAAGTGGTACCTTTTTGCCGATCATTCGGCCTCCAGCAGTATGAGCGAAGTACACATTATAGAAATGACAGATAAATGCTTGTGGGTCCTTCTCAGACAATTCTTCCAGATAGGAAGCATATGTAGTGCCAGGAGCAGATGGTTCTGGAATTGTGTGACCCTGTTCACTGAACCATTCCAAATCTTTCTTCAGTGCCTCTGATCTCTCCAATCCAGTATTCCGAAACTCTGCATCTGAAATGTATAGATAAGTAGAATGTCAAACAGCAGCATCTAGTAAAACATGATGAAAGAAGCGTTCCAGCTTCTTCCTAGAGAACTTTAATTTATGGCAGAAAAGTTGAACAGCCCTTTCATAGAACCACTTCAAGATTTCAGTAAATTACGATGTTTATTGTTCCAAACAGACTAAAAAAGTAAAATCCATTGAGCTAGAAATTTCCAGTTCCAACTGAGTGACCACATGGTGTTACTGTTAATAGAACTATGCGAAGCAACTTGGTGTCCAACTAATCTTGAAGGTGGACAAAGTAACTGAAAGTGGCCAAAGTAAACAGCCATGGATTTCACAAGTTGTTACTAAAGGTGTCTATTGTTTGTTCAAGATTTGTTGCATAACTGAAGGTGGCCAAACTAAGCAGCCATGGATTTCACAAGATTAAAACTAAATATGCAAGTAAAATATCTGTTCATCGAACCAGATGGATATACACAATCCAGATATGTCTTCAAATTTAAAACTACAACTGTACTAGGTACTGCTACCGATCTATAAACCATTGGTTTATTTGCTATTTttgagcaaagtattatttttgtTCCAAAAAACATAATAATTAACAAGAACAAAGTTTCTCACATCGAACAGACGAAACCAGTCCATAACCAATAGCTGGTGGAAACATTATAACAAGTTAACAACACCATCGTAAAACTGAAATTTAGTATGAGAGAAGGGTTCCTGACAGATACAACTGAAATTATTATCACAATCACGTAAATAATTAGCCATCCAACATTTTCAACATATTTATTTTGATCTTTCCTAACATCTCAGAAATAAAGCAATGTTGCATTGCATGACATCATATAGCACTAGCAGGATGCCAATAGCATGGGAAAAAACTGTTTTTGTAGTGGCTGGAATAAATAGTTTGTGTAACAACCCTGAACCATGCTTAGGCAATTTGGACATTATGTGCTTATGTCAAAGAGGCAATATATTCATGTAAAAAATAAGAGACAATATATTGACTTCTGATTTCATGTTTCACAATGAACTATATAGAACAGTAAAGCACACAATGAGGAGACGAGGGTTGCAGTGCAAACAGTGATGTAAAATAAGCCAGCCATCTAGCACTGGCTATGCGCTACGCACCACCCTGCCGCCGTCATAGTGCCTAGTGCCTTTTGGAGCACTGATTTTCAAACATAAACATTGCGAAAAAGGCATTGAAAGACACCAATGGAAATAGGTCTTCAATTATCATTCCAGATGGAGAGACTTCACCATACACAAATAAGATGGCACATATAGCATCCAACATGTTTGCCAAGTAGAGAAAAAATCACTACACCACTACGGTTATATGTGAAGCTTAAAAATACACCACCCATATCACAAGCAAATGCGAATGAAAACGCACCAGTTCTAAATACGTTTTAGTTGATATATGAGCATCTGTCACTATAACTCGTTGACGAAATCATTCAAATTGAAAGTGTGAAAAACTGAAGCGAAGTGTTTCCCCTGGAGCATTTTAGATACAAATAAATGTTGCCGAATCACCTAAAGAATCGAACATGATATCCTGCTGGGCATATATTTGGATCTGCGGCTAGTCTTATGCCAGCATCCAGCAGGTCTCTTTGCAACAGGTGAACACCTacgttttataaaaaaaaattgtggcctcaatcaccaccattgcaagccctCGATATGCTGCCAGTCCTAATACTGACGTACATCTCATCACGTGTTTATAGCAGCAAAGATATCATACAACATTCTACTGAGAATTCAGTATAATACCCGGTTCTACAAAATTCCTATGAATTATCTCGACAGCATATGCAATAATCATGGGCTCAAAATCTTTGTGTAACTTTAATCTGGATTAGTACGGCATGATTAGTATTAGGATAACCTATGTTTTGTAAACATCAGAAGAACCAGGAACTGCAAAACAATTGCCTGGCTCTGAATCCTGGCTCTTCTTTGTCCGTACTTTCAATTTAAGTTTAGCAAAAGGAACTATGTGTGGATTATTTTGAGAAAGTAAAACTGTATCACGAAACCTCTACCCACCACACACGAAGCGTCGTTCGCACAGAGGCCGCAGAAAATCCAACTGGTAAAAAAGCAGGACACGGAAGAAAGACCAATCGGGACTCGGGAGGGTTAGCGGTCCACTCACACCAGGGCACGGCGGCGCGGTCGACGATGTCCTCGAGCGTCTGGAAGACGAGCTTGCTGTCGACGAGGAAGCGCAGGTAGCCCTCGGCGGTGGGCTCCCACCGGTTGACAGGGGGCGCCTGGGGCTCCTTCTCGCCCTCCCGGGCCTGGTCTTTCGTGTGGAGGCGCATGGCCACGGCCCGCATCTCCTCCACGAAGGGCTTGCCCCCTCCTTCGCCCCTCGCGGCGGGCGCCAtctcggtcgccgccgccgccgccaccatcctccTCCTCGGCTGCGAGCTGGCCGCGCAGATCCCGGGCGCGCGGCGGGGGCCGGTGGAGAGGGAAAGGGCGCCGCTTTTGGTCCTTCCGGCGGCGGAGATGGAGGCGGAGACGCGCGGGGAGGCGAGGGCGCGCGGGGTGACGGTGGTCAGGGATGTTGGTGCTGATGATGCGGGCGCCATGGGTGGGGATTGGGGAGGCTTGTCTTATAGAAGCTGGGGTTTCTTGCCGGGGAGGGCGAGCCGGCGATGGCGACAGGGACGGGGCTGGGGGTTGCTTTGGAGTGCGGCGTTGGCGCGACGAGAGCGAGGAGGTGGGAATAGAATAGTGGAGCTCGGATTATTAATCGCGCGCGGGTGGGCTGGGTTGGGGAGCGGATTGGAACGGCCGGCAATGGCGTGAGGGTGAGGCTCTCTTGCTCTCGGCTCTGGCTCGGGGAAGACGATGGGGTTTCGCCTCTGCTTTTTCTACGCGACGGTGGGCCGTGTGTGGGTTATGACATGGGGGGTCAGCCGTGTGGGGCACCGATGTCAGTGGGAGGTGATTGAGAGGAGGAGTCGTGGGGTCCGGTTTCTGACAGGGTTCGAGAGCACGGGAGGCCGGCCGAGATGTCGCGCGACGGGTGGGACCCGATTGGCAACGAGTGCGTGCGGGCCATTGGGCAAGCACGTGACGGAGAGTGGGGCGACGCTGCCGTCCATTTCTTTATGCTTGGACCAAGGGCCTGTGTGACAAGTTTTGCCCACCCCCAGGACCTGTTTGAGATTCGCAATAACAAGGAATTTTTAAAAAGTACTTCCCCTGATTTAAATTAACTAACTCAACTTGTAtagatatgcatgtatctagagctaaaacatgtctagatgtgTTCGTATCTAAATAAAATTAAGTCAATTAATTTAAATTGGAGGGAGTACGTAAATCGTAAATTATACTAAAGATTATTTCAAGAGTGCGGCGTTTCGTGCTCCTCGGCTCTAGTGAACTTGATATTTCAAGATTTATCTATTTTAAAGTTCTGAAAAATCTAGAATATGTTGATTGGATAGAGAATGCACATGTTCTCTACATATTTGCAGTGTCTTGCTAAATAATATGTAATATTTTTTGCTACACAAAAATTGCAAAATTGTGGGTTCAAAAGATCAAAAATTGTTTTGGAGACTCTTGTGTAAAAACATTgcctccttagagcatctccagtcgcgtcccccaaaccgtcccccaaaccgcgccggattgagcgtttgggggacgtgttttgttcgtgccgcctttgggggacgtcgctccccagccgcgtctcccaaacgccgcccccaaacatttaaaatactttttttggcatttttatttcaatttccacaaactaatacataattaggaacgtggtttccacaaactaatacatagttggaactgtggtggacacaaatataaaatattgcaaataaactaaacctaactaggccgtgcatcggaggtttgctgtgttcgctgctaagaaagaacactcgagggcacacccagtcacctaaactggaaaatccagcgggaggatggtgcccttgttggttctaccgatgaggcgaacaggcagaaacctccgtgcacgtattcgctgcgaagaaacaacactcatcagtcgtctccctcgtcggtgctgtcgtcgtgggagtccccgtcgccgtggtagtccgggcggcggcgcctctcgtcgaagaccttgacgctcatgtccctgttgccgaagtaggagaacacgaggatgaagccggcttggaggctcgtGGTGGCGAGCGAACTTCTCCCGgctcgatgttgaggtacatcttgccgcgcgcgtcgtagatcgcgtcgacgatccatcggtagtagccgcacgaatgctcccgcagatgcatcttgcgcgggcgtacgccgccgacgtactcggcgaaggagtccggcagcctctggatgccgcgcgggtcgcccttgaggacgaggacaaactcgaacagcacgcccggctccacgtccatctccgacgatgaagacgacggcgtgggaggcgacggcgagcgttcagctatgccgcggccacgtccacgaccacgaccacggccgcgaggtcggcctccgcctctaccagacatagcgtcgagtcttgttgagagatggtggcggctagggtttgggagagaggcgctagggtttgtgtgtgagagggacgatgagaggcgcccctttttataggccggagagaggcggatgagcggtggcgctcattcaccgccgcacgcagagctaggcgcgacaggacgcgtcgctgcgccctgcTCTGCGGgagctgcaccgtcgctgcgcgccaataacttccgtcgcgaggtaggcgacggttaggttaaaattaattgtgccgctgacgggtcggccccgccactccccgcctcgcttttcgttgtgtccggcgtccccggtgcgtcccctgtgggacggggacgggctcgggcgccggacaccgtatcggggcgcgccggacaaaaatgggctttgggggacgcggctggaacgcatttttggtccggcgcgccccaaatccctttgggggacgctttgggggacgcgactggagatgctcttaggccacTCCAAGGCAGGCCAGAAAAGACACCCACCATCCGCCTGTCAAGTATGTGGAAAAAAATGCTAGATTGGACAAACAAGTGTTGGTACCACTcatagcatctccaccggcggccccgatagcgttttgggggccggCCGCAAAAATACGAtcgcaccggtgcgccccaaacggcgccggctagttttcgGGCCCAATAGAATCGCTGGCAACCCTATGCCGgctccttcgccaagggcgcgaatcgggcgggtcggcgcctcgcggcatgtttgaaaacgagcgtgggctccgcctggcagccagacacaccgatttcccacctcctacccacgcccgagccgacccccacccctctagatcgccaccgtcgtcgtcgccgctgcgcccctacttgcaatagacaccgccgcttgtttaggaaccgccgtccatcgacacggccgccaccccctcgaccagcggccgctgtttcgcccggaacagagctcgccgccaccgcggcacaaccgccctgcccgcaaggtgttcgtccgattgccgcgatggacagcgacggcgagatgatggtgcagctattcacggaggagcagaacgacCAGGTTGTTCGgtggcaacagcagcagctgattctgaTGAACATGATGCGCattcgccagcctttcttcgtcgtgcctcggcgccgcggctcaaagccaggcaagaggaggaacatcaatcgACATCGTCAAGCCGGCGCAATGTTGCTTGACGTCGACTACTTCAACaacgacgcgactcattcgccaAAGGAATTTCGGCACCGGTTTAGGATAAACAAGgagctgttcttgaagattgtccacgacgtcagggagtacgacaagtacttcatgtccaagaaagattgcacaggtttgtggggcttcacctcaattcagaagtgcactgctgcaatgcgctgtcttgcatacgaagctcctccagatacagcaAATGACTACATACGGATGGCATAGTCGACATATACAGAGACtctcaaccatttgattatcaagggtcactcgctgaggtagagcatgtatcccaagaatttgccgcttttcttcatatgcacaatgaaattcgagatgcagatgtccatgcacaactgaaggcggatctagctgcACATTTGTGGGCGAGAAgaggagccgccaacaatgcatgattttatttctatttgtttggttGTATGATAATTTAGGTACTATTTGTTTgtttggttgtatgaataatttaagtactatttgtttgattgattgtatgaataatttaagtactatttgtttgcatgaataatttaattctaattgtgtgattgtatgaataaaatgtgattgatatgttgtttcaaaatattgtaaaaagaaaaaaagattggGGGTCGCCGTttgggaggcgccggtgtgggaacagcgtccccaaatggaggatgcactgTCGACGGCCCCATACAGCTGTGTTGGCGCCCCTGCCAGCGACTATttgggggccgccggtggagatgctctcaaaaGCTCCAAACTTTCCGCGGTGGCTAAGTGTGCGCTGACATGTCCAGATGCATGTGCCACATAGGTTTTCCCTTACACCGGCCCCATAATTAACCCAATGGCCCATGTcagcctctctctctcctcccttgtTTATCATCTCTCTTGTGACTCATCTATCTCAATGTGCAACCACCCCGcggtccatccatccatccatctggTTGGCCCAACCCTCCTCTGCTACccttgatcatgttgtggatGTGAGGTCGAGGCAGAGTATTGCGGTGTAGTTCAATATCGGTGGTGCGCTACACTATATGGGCATCACATCGGCTCTCGCCTCTCTCTCTGACACAAAAGAAGTGAAGAAGGGATGGAGGGGCAGCCCTATCCGGCCTCCTGCAACGCCAACGACGGTGGTGGAACCCGACATTGGCTGCGTGAATCTACACCGCGTACACGCCCACCGCTCTGAGAAGCGCTAGGAGGAGCCCGTCGAGGTGGGGGAGAGGGACTGGTGAGGCTGGAGTGCGGCCACCTTTGTGTTTGAGGACGGGCTCGTTGGCGCTCATTGTGTTGTCCTTGCATTGCATGGTGATGTGCTCGTGTCGGCGGTGGAGCTCATGTTCCACCTCCACGACAGGCCTTGGCATCAACGTCTATGTCACTGGAGGCCCAGCGTGTGGCACGTCGGTGTTGTTTCTGCTGTGGAGGTCCAAATTTAATCAAAGGAAAGAATAGGTAAAACAGACGCTTGCCCAATCGAGATGTTTATACCTATTAGTGGGGGCATTAATTCTAGGAATGGCCTTACCGTCCTTCACAGTATTAGTGTGTGCCTTCTAGAAAAGATGATCGTATTTTTGTTATACAACAAAATAGCATATATGTGAGGGTCACGTCAACTTTTAAATCCATTATTATTGGTGATGAAACATAGCATATATGCAGTACAAAATATATACACATGCCTTCTTCGTTACGTTTCCAGCTAGATAGAGAAACAAATGCAGATGTCAAATATAGCACCGCCAGATTCCGGATCAAATATTGTACCGCGTAATTAAAGGAAACAAAAGTGTGCGACTTCTATGACCATGGCGTGTAACCCTTCTCCGTGGCCGTGGGTGTGAAGCTGTGCAAGGAAACAACAGAAAAGGGACGAGACGGCACGGCTCGGGGCGCTTCGCTCCGTGACAATCCATGAGTGAGACCGACGAGCGTACACGTTACAGCTCTGGATATCACCAGCACTTCGTTTCCTTCACGCTATGGTTCCACCGTTTTGCCTTTTTAAAAGCAAAGATGAGGTAactttgaaaaaagaaaaaggctgGGGTTGGCATTTGGGCACACAGAAGCTGAACTGAACGGGCTGCACAGTCGTTTTCCATCGTTCCAGCGACACCTTGCTTATTGTTTGCTCTGTCTTTGTTCATAGGTGCTTAATTTACTTGTCTGCCCAATTGCGTGTAgatgtttcgctctcatgtttttcTTTTTGGGGGAAGTCTGT contains the following coding sequences:
- the LOC124695628 gene encoding heme oxygenase 1, chloroplastic-like encodes the protein MAPASSAPTSLTTVTPRALASPRVSASISAAGRTKSGALSLSTGPRRAPGICAASSQPRRRMVAAAAATEMAPAARGEGGGKPFVEEMRAVAMRLHTKDQAREGEKEPQAPPVNRWEPTAEGYLRFLVDSKLVFQTLEDIVDRAAVPWYAEFRNTGLERSEALKKDLEWFSEQGHTIPEPSAPGTTYASYLEELSEKDPQAFICHFYNVYFAHTAGGRMIGKKVAEKILNKKELEFYQWEGTLSQLLQNVRSKLNQVASNWSREEKNHCLEETEKSFAYSGDLLRQIFT